A window from Podospora bellae-mahoneyi strain CBS 112042 chromosome 1 map unlocalized CBS112042p_1, whole genome shotgun sequence encodes these proteins:
- a CDS encoding uncharacterized protein (EggNog:ENOG503P08X; COG:O) has protein sequence MGAPKKSTVSTTSSTTTPSSTKRKQPHASASNNDYSKTPTKKQRLSQPKEEKRLRRFRPKPPQSFHDLHARALTQRFFVLSRHRTTLSSLESSPPSETIELTGSTGNIYTILISLLPTCTCPHFARTNQQCKHIIYVLSRVLRCPAHLVYQLAFLTTELNQIFAGAPPIVSGSANNNNNNNEEDGKRKPVEGDCPICFEELDTATKKEEIVWCKAACGQNVHKQCFDMWAATKRGPGRGEVTCPYCRSVWEKESEGEMVKKVNREKGKRSADGGGYVNVAEQLGISPVRDTSSYSRWWSGHPSGYRNGYR, from the exons ATGGGTGCCCCCAAAAAGTCCACTGTCTCCACGAcgtcatcaaccacaactccatcatccaccaAGCGCAAGCAACCCCACGCCTCTGCCAGCAACAATGACTATTCCAAAACCCCTACTAAAAAACAACGTCTTTCCCAACCCAAGGAAGAGAAACGCCTTCGCCG TTTCCGgcccaaacctccccaatcctTCCACGACCTCCACGCCCGCGCCTTAACCCAACGCTTCTTCGTCCTATCCCGCCACCGCACCACCCTTTCATCCCTCGAATCCAGCCCCCCATCCGAAACAATCGAACTCACGGGCTCAACAGGCAACATCtacaccatcctcatctccctcctccccacctgCACCTGCCCCCACTTTGCAAGAACAAACCAGCAGTGCAAACACATCATCTACGTCCTCTCCCGCGTCCTCCGCTGCCCTGCCCATCTAGTCTACCAACTCGCTTTTCTCACCACCGAACTCAACCAAATCTTTGCTGGGGCTCCACCCATCGTTTCTGGCAGcgcaaacaacaacaacaacaacaacgaagaAGACGGCAAACGCAAACCGGTCGAAGGAGATTGCCCTATTTGCTTCGAGGAGCTTGACACAGCAACAAAGAAGGAAGAGATTGTCTGGTGCAAAGCCGCCTGCGGACAGAACGTCCACAAGCAATGTTTTGACATGTGGGCTGCTACCAAACGGGGGCCAGGCAGAGGGGAGGTGACGTGTCCGTATTGTAGGAGCGTGTGGGAAAAGGagtcggagggggagatggtgaagaaggtgaacagggagaagggcaagaggagcgcggatggtggtgggtatgTCAATGTGGCGGAGCAGTTGGGGATTAGTCCAGTTAGAG ATACAAGCAGCTAttcaaggtggtggtcaggGCATCCGAGTGGTTATCGGAATGGTTATAGGTAG